A single region of the Neisseria zoodegmatis genome encodes:
- a CDS encoding S-methyl-5'-thioinosine phosphorylase, which translates to MIAVIGGSGLTRLPELHINHRRIVRTPYGLTSSPLLFGKLGGSDIVFLARHGLSHSLAPHEINYRANIWALHSVGADSIISVASVAALSEDFEPGSLVVPDDLIDYTFNRSSTFFEGQSQAVVHIDFSFPYDNALRQAVLEHAAGHGTPVYDKAVYACIQGPRLPTRAEVRRYREDGADIIGMTGMPEAVLARELGLPYVHLCGVTGIGCFTGNGGSTDSCSVENRSAIEKIRRLLVDL; encoded by the coding sequence ATGATAGCCGTTATCGGCGGCAGCGGCCTGACCCGCCTGCCCGAACTCCACATCAACCACCGCCGCATCGTGCGCACGCCCTACGGCCTGACCAGCAGCCCTTTGCTGTTTGGCAAACTGGGCGGCAGCGACATCGTGTTCCTCGCCCGCCACGGCTTAAGCCATTCGCTCGCCCCGCATGAAATCAACTACCGCGCCAATATTTGGGCGCTGCATTCCGTCGGTGCGGACAGCATTATTTCCGTCGCTTCCGTTGCCGCCTTGAGCGAAGACTTCGAGCCGGGTTCGCTCGTGGTGCCCGACGATTTGATCGACTACACCTTCAACCGCAGCAGCACCTTTTTTGAAGGACAATCTCAAGCGGTCGTGCACATAGATTTCTCGTTCCCCTACGACAACGCACTGCGCCAAGCCGTATTGGAGCACGCCGCCGGCCACGGTACGCCGGTGTACGACAAAGCCGTTTACGCCTGCATCCAAGGTCCGCGCCTGCCCACACGCGCCGAAGTGCGCCGCTACCGCGAAGACGGCGCCGACATCATCGGCATGACCGGCATGCCCGAAGCCGTATTGGCCCGCGAACTCGGCTTGCCGTATGTACACCTCTGCGGCGTTACCGGCATCGGCTGCTTTACCGGCAACGGCGGCAGCACCGACTCATGCAGTGTAGAAAACCGCAGCGCCATCGAAAAAATCCGCCGCCTTTTGGTGGATTTGTAA
- a CDS encoding type VI secretion system Vgr family protein, giving the protein MQTQSYHLSFSRFSPSLSVVSFTAAEALNTAYRLDIELTSADADLPLSSYINQAAKFTVTPVSSDALGLIEGMIAPQALKEWSGIITSCEKLSVSADETRYRMVLEPRIAALKHHRTSRLFQNQNVPDIISSLLKHHGFSGVDFRFNTSREYGVREYVTQYQESDFAFLNRLCEEEGIWYAFEQNAQYGDVAVFGDDAAHYFRSHTSPYPYRPHGGLESVGEEAVFALQVKHNPILESIRVGDYNYRDADTDLSSAVTAKGTETDSSVLLGSDSHWGLHQKTPEEAQLQTALLQQLDHSRRIVASGSGNITALRPGLVFQTAPSFSEAPNGWLAVSLTHSGSRDQAYSHTFTAIPADSIFRPERITPLPKIQGSLPARVTSPGNYTYAYIDNMGRYRVKLPFDLDEWSPGGESRPIRLAKPYAGPDYGQHFPLHEGTEVMLSFVQGNPDRPYISGVMHDSSHPDHVPADWNTRNVIRTWANNKLRMEDKQGQEHIKLATEYGKTQLNLGHIVDSQRQKRGDNGEGFELRTDSWGALRAGKGLFISADAQNQAAGQVLDMDVAYAILEEMMGLAQGLNKAAQSAKSELAETKAQIEQLENSLKELKQAGIIQSAPNGIASVTKQSQLHTANKHIHHISGRDTNISAGKNFTVHAAESVNLFAQNSGARFQANRGKVAIQAQNDELQLNALKDAVVTSSEEKVIIAAKKEILLTSGGGYIKIKDGNVEIGCPNLIRFRAPFNVTGNHSMDYPTEMPNPGNDEMFVLVDELGKPIPNFAYKITTTSGEIYRGFTNSRGEAIRVYTGSNIEDMLFEADTNEDHADK; this is encoded by the coding sequence ATGCAGACCCAATCCTACCACCTCAGCTTCTCCCGTTTCAGCCCCTCCCTCTCCGTCGTCTCCTTCACCGCCGCCGAAGCATTGAATACAGCCTACCGTCTCGACATCGAACTCACTTCCGCCGATGCCGATTTGCCGCTGTCGTCCTACATCAACCAAGCGGCCAAGTTTACGGTGACGCCGGTAAGCTCTGATGCGTTGGGGTTGATTGAAGGAATGATCGCGCCCCAAGCGTTGAAGGAATGGAGCGGCATCATCACATCCTGTGAGAAGTTGTCGGTATCGGCGGACGAGACCCGTTACCGCATGGTATTGGAACCCCGCATCGCCGCATTGAAGCACCACCGCACTTCGCGTCTGTTTCAAAACCAAAACGTGCCCGACATTATTTCGTCGCTGTTGAAACACCACGGCTTCTCCGGCGTCGATTTCCGTTTCAATACCTCACGCGAATACGGTGTACGCGAGTATGTGACCCAGTATCAGGAATCCGACTTTGCCTTTCTCAACCGGCTGTGCGAAGAAGAAGGGATTTGGTATGCCTTCGAGCAGAATGCCCAATATGGCGATGTGGCGGTATTCGGTGACGATGCCGCCCATTATTTTCGCAGCCACACTTCCCCCTATCCCTACCGCCCCCACGGCGGGTTGGAGAGCGTTGGCGAGGAAGCGGTGTTTGCCTTACAGGTGAAGCACAATCCCATTCTCGAATCCATCCGCGTCGGCGACTACAACTACCGCGATGCCGATACCGACTTATCGTCCGCAGTAACGGCGAAGGGTACGGAAACCGACAGCAGCGTCTTACTCGGCAGCGACAGCCATTGGGGTTTGCATCAAAAAACACCCGAAGAAGCCCAACTTCAGACGGCCTTACTGCAACAGCTCGACCACAGCCGCCGTATCGTCGCTTCCGGCAGCGGCAACATCACCGCGCTTCGCCCCGGTCTGGTGTTTCAGACGGCCCCGAGCTTCAGCGAAGCACCCAACGGCTGGTTGGCGGTATCGCTCACCCACAGCGGCAGCCGCGACCAAGCATACAGCCATACTTTCACCGCCATTCCCGCCGACAGCATCTTCCGCCCCGAACGCATCACCCCGTTGCCGAAGATCCAAGGCAGCCTTCCCGCCAGAGTCACCAGCCCCGGCAACTACACCTACGCCTATATCGACAATATGGGCCGTTACCGCGTCAAACTGCCGTTCGACCTTGATGAATGGAGTCCGGGCGGAGAAAGCCGTCCCATCCGCTTAGCCAAGCCCTATGCCGGCCCCGACTACGGCCAACACTTCCCGCTGCACGAAGGCACCGAAGTAATGCTGTCGTTCGTACAGGGCAATCCCGACAGGCCCTACATCAGCGGAGTGATGCACGACAGTTCCCACCCCGACCACGTGCCTGCCGATTGGAACACCCGTAACGTCATCCGCACTTGGGCGAATAATAAGCTGCGCATGGAAGACAAACAGGGGCAGGAACACATCAAACTGGCGACCGAATACGGCAAGACCCAACTCAACCTCGGCCATATCGTCGACAGCCAAAGACAGAAACGCGGCGACAACGGCGAAGGCTTTGAGCTGCGTACCGACAGTTGGGGTGCATTGCGGGCGGGGAAAGGTTTGTTCATCAGTGCCGATGCCCAAAATCAGGCGGCGGGACAGGTGTTGGATATGGATGTAGCTTACGCCATATTAGAAGAAATGATGGGGCTTGCACAAGGCTTGAATAAAGCTGCTCAGTCAGCTAAAAGTGAGCTAGCTGAAACAAAAGCCCAGATAGAGCAATTAGAAAACAGCTTAAAAGAACTCAAGCAAGCGGGTATTATTCAGTCTGCTCCGAATGGGATTGCATCAGTAACAAAACAAAGCCAACTCCATACAGCCAATAAACATATTCACCATATCAGTGGCCGGGACACTAATATTAGTGCTGGTAAAAACTTTACTGTTCACGCTGCTGAAAGTGTCAATCTTTTTGCTCAAAATAGTGGTGCCAGATTCCAAGCTAATCGAGGTAAGGTTGCTATACAGGCTCAAAACGATGAACTTCAGTTGAATGCTTTGAAAGATGCTGTAGTAACTAGTAGTGAAGAAAAAGTAATTATTGCAGCTAAAAAAGAAATCCTGCTTACTAGTGGGGGGGGATATATAAAGATTAAAGATGGTAATGTAGAAATAGGATGTCCTAATTTAATACGATTTAGAGCACCATTTAACGTTACTGGAAACCACTCAATGGATTACCCAACAGAAATGCCCAACCCAGGTAATGATGAAATGTTTGTGCTTGTTGATGAATTAGGTAAGCCTATTCCAAATTTTGCTTATAAAATTACCACGACAAGTGGTGAAATTTATAGAGGATTTACCAATAGTAGGGGTGAAGCTATCCGGGTTTATACTGGAAGTAATATTGAAGATATGCTTTTCGAAGCAGATACAAACGAAGATCATGCTGATAAGTAG
- a CDS encoding T6SS phospholipase effector Tle1-like catalytic domain-containing protein, translating to MGFETEGKSSQQRQTVQGHASSNGRNLSQVQVQGSTLTVNVFFDGTKNNLYNIEDRRKNTTKYANKDKDDYESYFNDYSNVAHLFNSRARRIPRTSWVYIEGIGTGANDINEENRKRIQAAVQSQQASKEQRRKFYTDSTKGFAMGSGSTGIKQRVEQSFEKIQIQVRGDHGTIIPAIIRLNVFGFSRGAAAARYFIHLVKSQPQRFKGWNLKSANITVGFVGLFDTVSSYHPGMMLPEYKVIERERDLFEDVSELHLNFSRGYADKVFHITALDEYRKYFSLTTIRSAVKQGFGFEVALNGAHADIGGSYPNNSKESFMASGDAASLLKRWFVKQGFYTDEQTSYKAQVSIKDEHGKNFYTPATLYVSRSNVSNHYHKVPFKAMRLMAEKYAVNVQFDKDKAEKIEQSPHKEIQSLLNTTPAKIMRAATNGWGQSINMALPESYAKAFRNRFIHWSAKNETGYELRLKDGLPYRKTHQG from the coding sequence ATGGGATTTGAAACAGAGGGAAAATCCTCTCAACAGAGACAAACTGTTCAGGGTCATGCCAGCAGTAACGGGCGGAATCTTTCGCAAGTCCAAGTCCAGGGCAGCACTCTTACGGTTAATGTGTTTTTTGATGGCACTAAAAATAACCTCTATAACATTGAAGATCGTAGAAAAAACACTACTAAATATGCGAACAAAGATAAGGATGACTACGAGAGTTATTTTAATGATTATTCTAATGTTGCTCACTTGTTTAACAGTAGAGCTCGAAGGATTCCTCGAACTAGTTGGGTCTATATTGAAGGCATAGGCACGGGGGCAAACGACATTAATGAGGAGAATCGTAAAAGAATACAGGCCGCGGTCCAGTCACAACAGGCGAGTAAAGAGCAGAGAAGAAAGTTCTACACTGATTCAACCAAAGGCTTTGCTATGGGGAGTGGAAGCACTGGTATTAAGCAGAGAGTTGAGCAATCATTTGAAAAGATTCAAATACAGGTTCGTGGTGATCATGGAACCATTATCCCTGCTATTATTAGGCTCAATGTGTTTGGTTTCAGCCGGGGAGCTGCTGCTGCTCGCTATTTCATCCATTTGGTTAAAAGCCAGCCTCAGCGTTTTAAAGGCTGGAATCTGAAGAGTGCCAATATTACTGTGGGCTTTGTTGGGTTGTTTGATACGGTATCGTCTTATCATCCTGGTATGATGCTTCCTGAATATAAAGTGATTGAGCGCGAGCGAGATTTATTTGAAGATGTTAGCGAACTACATCTGAATTTTTCCCGTGGTTATGCTGATAAAGTGTTTCACATTACGGCGCTTGATGAATACCGCAAATATTTTTCGCTTACCACTATAAGAAGTGCAGTTAAGCAGGGCTTCGGCTTTGAAGTTGCCCTCAACGGTGCTCATGCTGATATTGGAGGTAGCTATCCAAATAACAGTAAAGAATCTTTCATGGCTTCTGGAGATGCTGCAAGCCTTTTGAAAAGATGGTTTGTTAAACAGGGGTTTTATACAGATGAGCAGACGTCTTATAAAGCACAGGTCTCGATTAAAGACGAACATGGGAAAAATTTCTATACTCCCGCTACCTTGTATGTATCCCGCAGCAACGTATCCAATCATTACCACAAAGTTCCCTTTAAAGCTATGAGATTGATGGCGGAAAAATACGCTGTCAATGTACAGTTCGATAAAGATAAAGCTGAAAAGATTGAACAAAGTCCTCACAAGGAAATTCAGAGTTTATTAAATACTACGCCGGCAAAAATTATGCGTGCTGCTACTAATGGTTGGGGGCAATCGATTAATATGGCGTTGCCAGAGAGTTATGCTAAAGCATTTCGTAATAGATTTATCCATTGGTCAGCTAAAAACGAAACAGGCTATGAATTGCGGCTCAAAGATGGCCTACCCTATCGCAAAACACATCAGGGTTAG
- a CDS encoding DUF2931 family protein has protein sequence MKFRGALKNWLLSSVAIIYLLIGIMYWGVDEVRKMNGFSWGVRMADATFVYQPDKSLGLGADAIYATSKYSTDFYRNDGTIVRSIDGGGGAWGRGDIPMGGNPRFGLLPQRLGLTYYSQFENKFYQLDEPLPTEQIKELMTKEFFHLTIPGETTADRAVYDTLEIAIAPDGWVTLNAFTASARKELVSWQAEQVFPTIEEAKQSGNSHWESSLRYDLDPKNRKEYLNRTMSDFSNFYYTYMVGHKKISAEWYKQMQVKYPWYLDIEVDGGEWNGEYYVEFANTEKGPVIGKDAVVEAKNTLKAIPTAIWFWVIEKETGKRWSIKLNMIDIPAWQDGQYLNTYDDKSLNKLYRIFQTQFPGRTRTNNEQVPASHDFGVLKLKFNGRLKLTDAYLEKGEQKIHLPEAKLHQAFETGQTVYD, from the coding sequence ATGAAGTTTAGAGGCGCATTAAAAAATTGGCTGTTAAGCAGCGTGGCGATAATTTATTTATTAATAGGCATTATGTATTGGGGTGTTGATGAGGTAAGAAAAATGAATGGATTCTCATGGGGAGTAAGAATGGCTGATGCAACGTTTGTCTATCAGCCAGATAAGAGTTTAGGTTTGGGTGCAGATGCTATTTACGCGACTTCGAAATACAGCACGGATTTTTATCGAAACGATGGCACGATTGTACGTAGTATAGATGGTGGCGGTGGAGCTTGGGGGCGTGGTGATATACCGATGGGAGGTAATCCTCGCTTTGGGTTACTGCCACAGCGATTGGGGCTTACATATTATAGCCAATTTGAAAATAAATTTTATCAGTTGGATGAGCCGCTGCCAACGGAACAGATTAAGGAACTGATGACTAAGGAATTTTTTCATCTTACTATACCCGGTGAAACAACTGCTGATCGGGCTGTTTATGACACTCTCGAAATAGCTATTGCTCCTGACGGTTGGGTAACGCTGAATGCTTTTACTGCTAGTGCCCGTAAAGAGTTGGTTTCTTGGCAGGCTGAACAGGTATTTCCTACAATTGAAGAGGCTAAACAGAGTGGTAACAGCCATTGGGAAAGCAGTTTGCGATACGATTTGGATCCGAAAAACCGAAAAGAATACCTCAATCGTACCATGAGTGATTTCTCTAATTTTTACTATACCTATATGGTTGGTCACAAAAAGATTTCCGCTGAATGGTATAAGCAGATGCAGGTTAAATACCCTTGGTATTTAGATATCGAAGTTGATGGTGGCGAATGGAACGGAGAGTATTATGTAGAGTTTGCTAATACAGAAAAAGGACCGGTAATTGGCAAAGATGCGGTGGTAGAGGCTAAAAACACACTTAAAGCTATACCTACCGCCATTTGGTTTTGGGTCATTGAAAAAGAAACTGGTAAACGTTGGTCGATAAAGCTAAACATGATTGATATACCTGCATGGCAAGATGGTCAATATCTGAACACATACGATGATAAAAGTCTCAATAAACTCTACCGCATATTCCAAACCCAGTTTCCTGGTCGTACTCGAACGAATAATGAGCAGGTACCTGCGTCACATGACTTTGGTGTACTAAAATTGAAATTTAACGGCAGATTGAAGTTGACTGATGCTTATTTAGAAAAAGGAGAGCAAAAAATACATCTTCCGGAGGCAAAGCTTCATCAGGCTTTTGAAACCGGACAAACAGTATATGATTAA
- a CDS encoding NADP-dependent oxidoreductase, with translation MQTMQAMTISRYGKTPLQTSTVPMPEIGDHDVLVAIHAASVNPIDFKIRDGKVKILLHYDMPLILGNDFAGTVVKTGKAVQRFKTGDAVYGRPAKSRIGTFAEYIAVHEDDIAAKPANLSFAEAASIPLVGLTAYQAFYEALRLKAGDKILIHAGAGGLGTFAIQLAKHIGAYVATTAGPAGHDLVARLGADHIINYREENFAEVLHAYDAVLDTLGGDALKQSFRILKPGGHIVSVSALPTARFACEWRLPTWKQWLFAAATLPLQRLEKSHRVRYDFLFMRASGKQLAEITRLIEAGAIVPVIDRVFPFAETQAALDYAESGRAKGKIVVQLVPEQAV, from the coding sequence ATGCAAACCATGCAAGCCATGACCATCAGCCGTTACGGCAAAACACCGCTCCAAACGAGTACCGTACCCATGCCCGAAATCGGCGACCATGATGTTTTGGTGGCCATCCATGCCGCCAGCGTGAACCCGATTGATTTCAAAATCCGCGACGGCAAAGTCAAAATCCTGCTGCATTACGATATGCCGCTGATTTTAGGCAACGATTTTGCCGGAACGGTGGTGAAAACAGGTAAAGCCGTGCAACGCTTCAAAACAGGCGATGCCGTTTACGGCCGCCCCGCCAAATCGCGCATCGGCACCTTTGCCGAATACATCGCCGTGCATGAAGACGATATTGCCGCCAAACCGGCCAATTTAAGCTTTGCCGAAGCCGCCTCGATTCCCTTGGTGGGTCTGACCGCCTACCAAGCGTTTTACGAAGCCCTGCGCCTGAAAGCGGGCGACAAAATCCTGATTCACGCCGGCGCGGGCGGTTTGGGTACGTTTGCCATCCAGCTGGCCAAACACATCGGCGCCTATGTCGCCACCACCGCCGGCCCCGCCGGACATGATCTGGTGGCGCGTTTGGGTGCAGACCACATCATCAACTACCGCGAAGAAAACTTCGCCGAGGTGCTGCACGCTTACGATGCGGTGTTGGACACTTTGGGCGGCGACGCGCTCAAACAGTCTTTCCGCATCCTCAAACCGGGCGGACACATCGTTTCCGTTTCCGCCCTGCCCACCGCCCGTTTTGCCTGCGAATGGCGGCTGCCGACATGGAAACAATGGCTGTTTGCCGCCGCCACCCTGCCGTTGCAGCGTTTGGAAAAAAGCCACCGTGTCCGCTACGATTTTCTGTTTATGCGCGCCAGCGGAAAGCAATTGGCGGAAATTACCCGGCTGATTGAAGCGGGCGCAATCGTGCCCGTGATCGACCGCGTCTTCCCTTTTGCCGAAACCCAAGCCGCATTGGATTATGCCGAAAGCGGACGGGCAAAAGGCAAAATCGTGGTACAGCTGGTGCCCGAACAGGCCGTCTGA
- a CDS encoding zinc ribbon domain-containing protein YjdM, giving the protein MTLPACPQCGSELTYHDGVQFVCPECAHEWQEGEAAAEEAPVVKDANGTPLTDGDTVVLIKDLKVKGSSMVIKQGTKVKGIRLQEGDHDIACKIDGSAMNLKSEFVKKA; this is encoded by the coding sequence ATGACCTTACCCGCCTGCCCGCAATGCGGCTCAGAATTGACTTACCACGACGGCGTGCAGTTCGTTTGCCCCGAATGCGCCCATGAATGGCAGGAAGGCGAAGCCGCTGCCGAAGAAGCACCGGTGGTGAAAGACGCCAACGGCACGCCGCTGACCGACGGCGATACCGTCGTGCTGATTAAAGATTTGAAAGTCAAAGGCAGCTCGATGGTGATTAAGCAAGGCACCAAAGTGAAAGGCATCCGCCTGCAGGAAGGCGACCACGACATCGCCTGCAAAATCGACGGCAGCGCCATGAACCTGAAATCGGAATTCGTGAAAAAAGCCTAA
- the mog gene encoding molybdopterin adenylyltransferase → MNHTLDTVRIGLLSASDRASSGVYQDEGIPALKTWLQAAINNPINFAEALVADDQTAIEAALCRMADTDGCDIIFTTGGTGPAPRDITPEATLAVIDKEMPGFGEQMRQISLYYVPTAILSRQTAGIRGKCLIVNLPGRPKAIAETLGGVRDEEGNIKVHGLFSAIPYCIDLIGGAFIETDEAVCKAFRPKQK, encoded by the coding sequence ATGAACCATACACTCGACACCGTCAGAATCGGCTTGCTGTCTGCCAGCGACCGAGCCAGCAGCGGCGTATATCAAGACGAAGGCATCCCCGCACTCAAAACATGGTTGCAGGCCGCCATCAACAACCCGATTAACTTTGCCGAAGCATTGGTTGCCGACGACCAAACCGCCATCGAAGCCGCGCTGTGCCGCATGGCCGATACCGACGGCTGCGACATCATCTTTACCACCGGCGGCACCGGCCCCGCCCCGCGCGACATCACGCCCGAAGCCACATTGGCCGTCATCGACAAAGAAATGCCCGGATTCGGCGAACAGATGCGCCAAATCAGCCTCTACTATGTGCCTACCGCCATCCTTTCCCGCCAAACCGCCGGCATCCGCGGCAAATGCCTGATCGTCAACCTCCCCGGCCGCCCCAAAGCCATCGCCGAAACCCTCGGCGGCGTACGCGATGAAGAAGGCAACATCAAAGTACACGGTTTATTCAGCGCCATTCCCTACTGCATAGACCTGATCGGCGGTGCTTTTATCGAAACCGACGAGGCCGTATGCAAGGCGTTTAGGCCGAAGCAGAAATAA
- a CDS encoding benzoate/H(+) symporter BenE family transporter, with protein sequence MPRFSDFTAAHLSAALAALLVSYGSAAVIIYQAALAFGASQNQIISWFTSLSLMCGILTIVLSIRYKAPVMIAWCTPGAAVLAGMSGIPMQDAVAGFIAAAAAMWMVSATGWFDRLVRMIPASLVAAMLAGILINFGSKVFGAMEHQTVLVLMMLAVYFLSKIRLPRYSILLMLVTGFGYAAWAGLLATDKLVWQNPVLEWVWPGWHVGHIISVSVPLFIASLATQNVPGMAVLRAYGYQTPARPLVESSAAATVFTAPLGAFMINLAAISSAICMGSDVDKNPDKRYLSTVLLGVLYLLIAAAGGMTVALFNVLPPELLAALAGIAIFSTLQANLSGAWQDDTAREAALVTLLASASGMTLFGIGSAFWGLVLGLAVYQLHKRTHSRA encoded by the coding sequence ATGCCCCGTTTTTCTGATTTTACTGCCGCCCACCTTTCCGCCGCGCTGGCGGCATTGCTGGTTTCTTACGGCAGCGCTGCGGTGATTATTTATCAGGCGGCGTTGGCTTTTGGTGCGTCGCAGAATCAGATTATTTCGTGGTTCACTTCTTTGAGCTTGATGTGCGGCATACTCACTATTGTTTTGAGTATCCGTTATAAAGCGCCGGTGATGATTGCGTGGTGTACGCCGGGTGCGGCGGTGTTGGCCGGTATGTCGGGGATTCCGATGCAGGATGCGGTGGCCGGTTTTATCGCGGCGGCGGCGGCGATGTGGATGGTGTCGGCTACGGGCTGGTTTGACCGTTTGGTCAGAATGATTCCGGCCTCGCTGGTGGCAGCGATGCTGGCGGGGATTTTGATTAATTTCGGCAGCAAGGTGTTTGGGGCGATGGAGCATCAAACCGTGCTGGTGTTGATGATGTTGGCGGTGTATTTTTTGAGCAAAATCCGCTTGCCGCGTTACAGTATTTTGCTGATGTTGGTTACCGGTTTCGGCTATGCGGCTTGGGCGGGGTTGCTTGCTACCGACAAACTGGTGTGGCAAAACCCGGTGCTTGAATGGGTGTGGCCGGGCTGGCATGTGGGGCACATTATCAGCGTGAGCGTGCCGCTGTTTATCGCTTCGCTGGCCACGCAAAACGTGCCGGGCATGGCGGTGCTGCGTGCTTACGGATACCAAACGCCTGCCCGCCCGTTGGTGGAAAGCAGCGCTGCGGCCACGGTGTTCACCGCACCTTTGGGCGCGTTTATGATCAATCTTGCGGCCATCAGCTCCGCCATCTGTATGGGCAGCGATGTCGATAAAAATCCCGACAAGCGTTATTTGTCTACCGTGCTGTTGGGCGTGCTTTATCTGCTGATTGCGGCGGCGGGCGGGATGACGGTAGCGCTGTTCAACGTGTTACCGCCCGAATTGCTGGCGGCGCTGGCGGGCATTGCGATTTTCAGTACGCTGCAAGCCAATCTCAGTGGCGCATGGCAAGACGATACTGCCCGTGAGGCGGCGTTGGTTACGCTGTTGGCTTCCGCTTCGGGGATGACGCTTTTCGGCATCGGCAGTGCATTTTGGGGCTTGGTGCTGGGCTTGGCGGTGTATCAGCTTCATAAGAGAACGCATTCCCGTGCTTAA
- the mnmE gene encoding tRNA uridine-5-carboxymethylaminomethyl(34) synthesis GTPase MnmE, producing the protein MSAPSPTIAAIATAPGRGGVGVVRISGKNLLPLAQQISGGKTPKPRVALYTDFLDSDGQPIDNGLLLYFAAPASFTGEDVIELQGHGGPVVMDMLLQRCLQLGARMAEPGEFTKRAFLNNKLDLAQAESVADLIDASSRSAARMAVRSLKGAFSQHIHALVDELITLRMLVEATLDFPEEDIDFLEAADARGKLAELQGRLKTVLASAEQGAILREGMNVVLVGAPNVGKSSLLNALAGDDIAIVTDIAGTTRDTVREQITLDGVPVHIIDTAGLRETDDVVEKIGIERSQKAVKEADVALILIDPREGINAKTQTILDSLPDTLKRIEIHNKTDLTGESVGMFGRNSQSSFSDGLDTQSGADTLIKLSAKTGEGLDLLKQALLQEIGWQGESESLFLARSRHLTALSAAEAELENAALCGNNQIELLAEHLRLAQTACNEITGEFTADDLLGVIFSRFCIGK; encoded by the coding sequence ATGTCTGCACCCAGCCCCACCATAGCCGCCATTGCCACCGCCCCCGGGCGCGGCGGTGTCGGCGTTGTCCGCATTTCCGGTAAAAACCTGTTGCCGTTGGCACAACAAATCAGCGGCGGCAAAACGCCCAAGCCGCGCGTTGCCCTTTACACCGACTTTTTGGATTCAGACGGCCAACCCATAGACAACGGCCTGCTGCTCTATTTTGCCGCGCCCGCCAGCTTCACCGGCGAAGACGTGATCGAACTGCAAGGCCACGGCGGGCCGGTGGTGATGGATATGCTGCTGCAACGCTGCCTGCAACTGGGCGCGCGCATGGCCGAACCGGGCGAGTTTACCAAACGCGCTTTTCTCAACAACAAACTCGATTTGGCGCAGGCCGAAAGCGTGGCCGACTTAATCGACGCTTCCAGCCGTTCCGCTGCCCGCATGGCCGTGCGCTCGCTCAAAGGCGCGTTTTCGCAGCACATTCACGCGCTGGTGGACGAATTGATCACCCTGCGGATGCTGGTGGAAGCCACGCTCGATTTTCCCGAAGAAGACATTGATTTTCTCGAAGCCGCCGATGCACGCGGCAAGCTGGCGGAGCTGCAAGGCCGTCTGAAAACCGTGTTGGCCAGCGCCGAACAAGGCGCGATTTTGCGCGAAGGCATGAACGTGGTGCTGGTGGGCGCGCCCAACGTCGGCAAATCCAGCCTGCTCAACGCCCTGGCAGGCGACGACATCGCCATCGTAACCGACATCGCAGGCACCACCCGCGACACCGTGCGCGAACAAATCACCCTCGACGGCGTGCCCGTTCACATCATTGACACCGCCGGCCTGCGCGAAACCGATGACGTGGTGGAAAAAATCGGCATCGAACGCAGCCAAAAAGCCGTAAAAGAGGCCGATGTCGCGCTGATTCTGATTGACCCGCGCGAAGGCATCAACGCCAAAACTCAAACCATTCTCGACAGCCTGCCCGACACCCTCAAGCGTATTGAAATCCACAACAAAACCGACCTCACCGGCGAATCGGTAGGTATGTTTGGGCGAAACTCACAAAGTTCGTTTTCAGACGGCCTCGATACGCAAAGCGGTGCCGATACCTTAATCAAACTTTCCGCCAAAACCGGCGAAGGCTTGGATTTATTGAAACAAGCCCTGTTGCAGGAAATCGGCTGGCAAGGCGAAAGCGAAAGCCTGTTCCTCGCCCGCAGCCGCCACCTCACCGCGCTCTCTGCCGCCGAAGCCGAATTGGAAAACGCCGCCCTGTGCGGCAACAACCAAATCGAGCTGCTGGCCGAACATCTGCGGCTGGCCCAAACCGCCTGCAACGAAATCACCGGAGAATTTACGGCGGATGATTTGTTGGGCGTGATTTTTTCGAGATTCTGTATCGGTAAGTGA